The Candidatus Nitrosopumilus sp. SW genomic sequence ATGACGGCAAATGAAGCACTGAACTCATAAATTTAAACAATGCGAATAAGTCATTTTGAATTAACCAAAAAATTATTTTAGATCTTTTCTATTGTAAAATTTCTTTTTTGTAACTGATGCAATAAATTCACACTGATATGAACAATACAATGAATTGTTTTCCTTGGTTATTCTCCCACAACATGGGCATGCACTGCTTTCCATTTTTTACACCATGCTTTTATTTGCACATTCTGATGAGCAATACTCACTTGCACGGTTTGAGAATTTTTTTTCACACAACTTGCAGACTTTTTCAATACTTTCTTCTTCTGAAAATAATTTTTTACGTATTGTTTTCATCGAATTTGTTAATTATTATTTTTATTTTAGGAATGATTTACTTGATTTGTGTCAGTCTAAAGTAAACTAGTTGATTTCGTCTTGTAAATAGATAACTCGTTATTTTTTCAAATATTGGAAATTAGAATTAATTTTTGAATGAATAATTTAGAATAAAAATGAGAAAAATCTTCAAAAATCTGTTTTAGTTAATTTAAATCAAAAATTTCGATTTAGGGTTGAATTTTAGGCTTGGAATACAGTCTTAATTTTTTGGTTTTATAGAATCTGGATGTTCTATAGCGTAATGAAACATGCACAACATACCATTAGAGCACTGACATTTCATACACGTGCAATATAATAACGATATTTAAGATATTTACTAGTTGACTTTATTTTGTATAAAATCAACTTTTTAATTATTTATTTTGAGAAATCCTGCAAGACATCTAATTAACAACGAGTTTGAAATGGATGACACACCAAGTAAACGATGTGATGATTGTAAGAGGATGAGATGCTCTGAAGGATGTATGTGTGACTGCCATCCAAAACAGGCATGGTAGGAATAACATTGAACAGTGACTCTAGATCTGAAAATACAGTAGATGAGAAAAATATTGAAGAAGAATTTGAACATCTGTTCCCAGAATACGACTATTCTGTAAAATCCTCTTTTCATGAAAAAGACTTGCGAAAGAAAAAGCGTATGAAAACAGTGTACTAGTATATTTTAAAGAACAGTATACGTTTGGATGTTTGTGGAATTTTTTATTACAAACCTTGCAAATTCTTTCAAAATGTTTCTCTGTAAATAACCCACGTATCTTTCATGGACTTTAACACAATATTATTTTTATTTTGGGAATGAAATTTCTTGATTTGATTCTAGTGGGAAGTTAACCTGTTGATTTCATTCAGATGGTAGATAACTATTCTATGTCTCAAATATTGGAAATCATGTACATGGTTTTGGAGGTCCAAACATTGGTAAAAAGAAAACGAAAATCCAGTACTGATGAGGAATAACCATAATACAGAAACATGTCTCTCTTTTTTGGTCAATGCTTTTCTCTTGAGACGTGTTTCTTTTCTCATTCCTTCTTACCTTTATAGTGAAAATGAGACATGAAAAAAATTCTAACTCTAGTGTTGATTGTACTACTTTTTTCAAATTATCCTATTCAGGAATCATTTGCCAAAATTTCAATAAAAAAAGTCGATGAAAAACGATGCATTCACATGTATTCAAAATTTCTGAAAATGGGAGAAGAGAGATTTCTAAAGCGATACCCTGCATACCCAATCATGGATAAATGCATGATGTTGTTCAAAGATTCTGTCTTTATTTCAAAATATTCTCCAATCTACACCTTGAAGACAGCCAGTCCGAACAATTTTTCATATGAAACAAAAATCATTACATCAAAAGTAATTGGTTCAAACAAGATCTTGACAAACTTTAGTATTTGCTATGAGGAAAACAAGAGAACTAATTATGTTCTAATTAATTCTGATTCAGAAAAGATTTTTGGCAAAGCTCAAAGATTACCTGATAAAGAATGTCCTTCATTTTGGATAGTAATCAAGGCAACCACCATTCAAAATACTCAATTTTCATGGGATTATGAACATAAACCAAATCCACAAATTGAACGAAAGATGTTTTGAATGATTTCTCAAAATATATGATCTTTAAGTGAATTCAAATGAAGGCAGACTTGTCATGGAACGGGAGAAGACAACTGTCTTATCACGAATTCACTTAATGTGTATACGACATTCAAACTTTTAAGATACTGAGTGGTTGATTAAATTCTGAACTTGCTCAACTAACACTTGGTTCAATAACATAATCCATAATTCTTGCTCTGGTGAAAAATCAAATGATCCCAAACAGCTGTATTTTATAGCCCTTGTAGTATTGATTCTTGCATATCACATGCATACTTCTCATGCAATCCATGATGATTTGTTGCATCATAAGAGTCAGATTCTAAAGGTTGTTGATGTATCCTGTGAAAGTGGTGCTTGTGATGAAAAAAATGACCACAAACATGACCATAAAAAGAAGCGTAAGGTTATGTCAATTCACAGATACTAGTTTTTTTCCAACTATTTGTTTTTACAATATTCTATTTTATACAATACTTACAAGAAACAAATTTTTGAGATAATGCATTTTCTAGCGAATCTGGAGTAAAATACACTCTGTCATCTTTTTCTATAGAATGTAATTGACATTCTGGTTTTACTGTGCCTAAATGATGTACTATTCCATCTGATTTTTTTGCAAAATAGCCTGGCATTTATTTATCTGATCCTTGTTCATCAAAAATTTTATGACACATCATACATTCTCGTTTGTTTTTCAACCCTGGCATCTTTAGTGATATGGAATGAGTACATTTTTCGGGATTAATTACTCTATATGCCAAACTCTTATTCCGATGGTTTTTGTGATTTATGAGTTCTTTCGTGCTCTAATACTTTAGAAAATGTGTCTGGGTTCCCTTCCCACTTGAATTTGCATTCACGACAACTATAATTCATTTCATCCCCAATACCTTGAATGACAGTCACAAACACATCCATCTAAACAATGCATTCTAGTACAGTCTTCACATTTTCTTTGAACTGTATACCTTCTCTTTTCTTGCGTCATTTTATTTTATGTTGTAAATTCTGAAAATAAACAAAAAGATAATTGAGTTGGTTCAGAATGAAGTCAACTGGTTACTCTGATATTGATTTTTTACAATTTTCAGGCAGTTAAATAGAAACTTTTGAGTTTCTTCTTTCATGCAACAAAACATGTTACATACTGAAACCCGACCATTACTCCCGGTTGGAAGTGATGCCAAAAACGCTCTTCCAACTGCTATGGATATTGCAGGACTATCATGGATTTTAAAGGATGATGACTAGTTTATGCAATATTTACTAAACAAAAGATGCCAAGATTGTATGAGAATCAAATGTACTAAGGGATGTATTTGTGATTGTCATCCTAGGCAATGGTGGTAAAAAATGAAAGTCGAAATTGTTCAATCTGATAGTATTTCAGAACTTGATAAATTAATCAATGCCTGTATTCAAAATCGTAAAGTCAATGACATCAAATTATCTACTGTTACAAAAGATGAGAGTATTCTGTACACTTCATTAATCATGTTAGATGAGGAGGTGAAATCTGATATCTAGTACAAATTATTTTTCTGAGCAAAATATAACGGAAAAGTTTGATCATCTTTTCCCACAATATGATAATTTCAACACAAAGGTATTTCAGAAAAAAGACCATAAAAACAAGAAACGATTAAGGACTTCAGGTGAAATTTAGGTATGCAAGCATATGTCCTTCTCTCCTGTACTGGTGGAAGTGAAATTAATCTTATTTCTGAACTTAAAGAAATTCCTGAAATAGTTGAGATAAACGGAGTGTGGGGAAAATACGATATTTTTCTCAAACTATCTACCTCTGATACAGGTAAGATAGACAAAATTGTTCAAAAAATAAGGAGTTATCCTGACGTAACCGATACCTATACCATGCATGTATTGTATGGTCAAGGAGGTAGCATTGATGATGACTAAAACAAAAACTGTATTTACCCAAATTACTGGATGTGATTAGATGGGACTTTTGTCAGTTGAGGAAATACGAAATCTCGATAAAGCTTGTCAGGAACTCTTACAAGAAAATAAGATAAGGCACGTGGGAGTGATAAATGAGCTTGGAAGGCTTGTCGCAGGCGGATTCAAAAAAGGAGTAAATCCGTTATTGTCTGATGATAAAGTAAGAATGGTGTATATGCAAATGCAGCTTGATTTTAACATGAGACAAGAACTTGATGATTCACTAGGCCCTATTGATTATATTGCATCAAGGAGAACAAAACAACTTATCATGAGCGTTCCTATTGGAGAGAATTTAGTATTGATTACTGCAGAACCTGATGCAGACGACAAAGAAATTATCAAAAAAGCAGAAGAATTGTTTGATGGTATCTCAATCTCTACTGTGTAATCTGGTGTTATTTTCTATTTTTTAGAAACCTTATGATTCTACTTTAGGCGGCTCTTCTATCTTTGCTCTTTTATCAAAGAACATACAGGCAGTAAGGTCTCCTGTAACATTAACCATGGTTCTAGTCATATCTAATATTCTATCCACACCTAAAAGTAAAACAACTCCAACTGCTGGAACTCCTGCCGCAATCAGAATTGTTGAAAGTATTACAATTCCAGTTCCTGGTGCAGATGGGGCACCAATTGATGCTGCAAGAGACGTCAGCGCAATTAAAATTATTGTTGTAAAGCTTAGATTGACATCAAATAACTGTGCCAAGAAAAATACTGCAATTATTTGATACATGGCAGTACCGTCCATGTTAATTGTGGCTCCTAACGGAATAATGAATTGGGAAACTTTGGGTTTGACCTTTAGTTTTTCTTCTGCTGTTTTGATAGATACTGGCATTGTTGCTGCAGAACTCGATGTTGAAAATGCTAGAAGCTGAGGCTCCTTTATGATTGCCAGAGTAGATGCCAAAGGTCTTTTTGCAAAAAATTTGATAATTATTACGTATACTATCATCATTACAAAAAGTCCTGCAACTACTGTTGCCATATATGCTCCAAGTCCTGTTAACGCAGAAAGTCCAATTTTTGAAACTATTCCTGCCATCAGTCCAAATGCTGCAAACGGGGCAAGACGCATTGCCCATGACACTACCTTCATTGTAAAATCTTGAATGGATTCTAACAAATCAAGAATTGGTTTTGAACTTTTATGTGGTAGTGTGATCATTGCAACGCCCACAATTAATGCAAAAATGATTATGCTTAACATCTCTCCGGACATGAATGAAGAAAGTGGATTGCTTGGAACCAAACCTACTATGCTTTGAGGAATATCGTGAATTGAAAGTTCATAACTTTCAACTGGGTCTAAATCCTCAATTCCAAAACTTTCTCTAATCAAATCGCTATCAATGAAATTACCTGGTTCTATTGTAGTAGCAATAGCAATACCAATTGTAAGTGCTATTGCAGTAGTTATTACAAAATACACTGCAGCCCCCAATCCAAGTTTTTGTAACTGTTCAATACTTCCTGAAGATGTCAAACCTCTGATGATTGATGCAAAGATTAATGGAACTATGATCATTTGAATGATTTTTAGAAACAGATTGGCAGGAATTGATAGCCAGTCTGTTATCACTTCGGAAGTTTCTTTTTCAACCCATCCTGTTTCAGGTCCTAATGCAAGGCCTACCAACAATCCCACAAACAATGCAACTAACACCTGTGCCCAAAGCTTATTTTTTACAAGATATTTTATCTGGGGGATGGGCTGTGTGAAAGACCTTGTTTCCATCATTTATGATGATTTTCATAGGATAAAAAAGTAGGTATGTTCTCTGAACTGAAAATCAAAAATTCTTTTTAGCAAATCCCAAAAATTCAATTTTCAAAAATGATATTTGGAAATATCCTTTTACTGTTAAAAAACCCACTCAATGTTGGAATGTTTATAGAAAAAGTCTTACAGATGAATACGAATAGCCTAGAATCATTTTTATTTCATTTTTAATGATTTTATTTAATGGCAGATGATTCTGAACCAACTTCAATCAAACATGAAATTTTAGATAAAATTGCAGCTTTGATTGCAGCAGCTTTTGGTTTAGTTGCTGCTCTAGCCTGGAATGAGGCCATTAAAGCACTGTTTCGTGAATATTTTGGCCCTACTGATCAAGTGGGTCCCATGATAGTTTATGCAATCATCGTAACCATAATTGCTGTGATTTTAACGATCATTGTTGCACGAGCTGCATCAAAAGCAAAGGGTCTTCTTGGAAAACGTGACTACAAATGCGCTTTATGTAAATACAAAACATACGTAGAATCTGAATTTATGGAGCATCTTTCCAAAGAGCACTCTGCTAGTGATGACAAGTTTATCTCCAAATAACAACAAAATTTTTTTGATTCTGATTTAATTTCTAACTTTAAGTGATACTGCAAACGCACACACAATAATTACAATTGCAAAATACATCACTGCAACATAGTCAAACAAAAATGCAATTGTTCCTGCAATTACAGGACCTACAACTGTTGCAATTGACAATGTTGAACTAAAAATCCCAGTCGAAGTTGAACGTGGATTGTTTTCCATTAGATGAAAGTTTCCTCCAATAAACAAGAATGCCCAAGTTGCGCCAACTAATGACATGAATGGCATTGCCATCCACCATTCACTTACAAATGATAATCCTATAAAGACAAATGTTGTACAACCAATTCCTATCTTGAATTTGGTAACATTTGAAAGATGAATTTTGCTTGCCATTACATTCATCAAGATAAAAGCAGTCATGGTATTTGCTGTGTATACAATTGATATGTGATAAAGTTCTCCGCCCCATTTATCTACAATCATTATTGGGAGAATTACCCAAACTGCTGCTGCTCCAATATGTCGTAGTAATAATGACAAGAAAAGAAATTTGTTTTTTGAAATAACTCTTTTTGTAGTACCAGGCTCTACTTCTTTTTCTTGTTCTGGATTTGGAAGTTTAATTGTAAATAATAATCCCACTACAAATGATGCTGCACTAATCAAGAAAATTAATTGCAAATCATTTGCAAGTCCAGCTGCTGCAATTCCTGCCATCCATCCTAATGCATGAAATGAGATTACTGTTGCAGCCCTTTTTTTGTCATGATTTGCCTCATATGTGTATGCAATCATTGCGGGAATCATTATTCCACTTGCAATTCCCGCTGCAATTCTTACAAGAAAGAACATGGAAAGATCTGTTGCAAAATAATGCATTCCAAACGCAATTGCACAGCCAATGAACCCAATTCTAATGAACTTGAGCCTTGTTCCTTTTTTGTCAGAGTGCCTGCCAAAATAAATCTCAGATAAAATTTGGGCAAAACTAAACGAGGCTACCAAAAGCCCTATCTCAAAGACTGATTCTGTGACGCCTTGGGCAATAATGGGCATGAATACAAAGATAATGGAGATTCCAGCGTGCTGAAAAAATGTGGCACTACGTACTAGATTGTTTACTTGAACTTTTTGCATAAATGTACTAGAAATCTCCTCTGACCTAATTTCAACATACGTATCAATACTTTGTCTAGTGGTTTTTTCTGAAAAGAGTTAAACTGTACAAACTCATTTTGAAATTAAATTGACTGAAAAAGAATCTTTTCTAAATGCATTACAAAACAGAGTTTTACTTTTTGATGGCGCAATGGGAACTGAAATTCAAAAATTCAATCCAAAACCAGAAGACTTTCCAAACAATCAAGATGGATTCAATGATGGCTTGGTGATAACTCATCCTGATTGGATTAAACAAATTCACAGACGTTATCTGGATGCCGGAGCTGATTGTATTGAAACAAATTCTTTTGGCTCAAACAAAATTAAACTAGATGAATACGGTTTTGGTGATCAAACAATTGAATTTAATAAAAAAATTGCACAACTCGCATTTGAAGTATGTCAAGAATATTCTGACCGACCACGATATGTGATTGGTTCTATGGGTCCTTCTGGATTTCTTCCAAGCTCAAATGATCCTGATTTGGGACAAAAACCCCTTGATGAAATCCGAGAAGCATTCAAACTTCAAGCAGAAGGGCTGATTCTTGGCGGTGTTGATGCATTACTAATTGAAACAAGTCAAGATATTTTGGAAGTAAAATTGGTAATTGAAGCATGCCATGAGGCCATGGAAAAAACTGGAAAAAAAGTTCCAATAATTGCAAACACCACTCTGGATCAATATGGAAAGATGTTGCTTGGAACAAACATCCAAGCTGCATACACCACTGTTTCTGATATGGGAATTGACATTTTTGGAATGAATTGTTCTACTGGTCCAATTGAGATGACGCCAAGTGTAAGGTGGCTTGATGAGCAAAATGAACATAATATTTTGGTGGTTCCAAATGCCGGCATGCCTGAAAATGAAGGTGGTCAGGCAGTATACAAGATGACTCCTGAGAAGATGGGTGAAGCATTGGGTGATTTTCTTAATCAATACAAAAAAGTTCGAATAATTGGAGGATGCTGCGGAACAAATCCTGAACACATCAAAGTTCTAAGAAAAGTAATTGACGAAAAAGCCAACTCTATAGAGGGTTAAGTATTTAGAAAAACCGAGATGATTTTACACTATTGACCATTCCTAGAGTAAGTTCTGCATTAAAGGCAGTTGACCTGAAACAAGTTCCAGCACCACTCATTATTGGTGAGAGAATCAACACTCAGGGTTCTCGTAAAGCAAAACAACTAGTTCTTGCTGATGATTATGATGGACTAGTTGATTTGGGTAGAACTCAAGTTGAAGATGGTGCACACTGTCTTGATGTATGTGTTGCAACAACTGAACGTTCTGATGAAAAAGAATTCATGTT encodes the following:
- a CDS encoding homocysteine S-methyltransferase family protein — translated: MTEKESFLNALQNRVLLFDGAMGTEIQKFNPKPEDFPNNQDGFNDGLVITHPDWIKQIHRRYLDAGADCIETNSFGSNKIKLDEYGFGDQTIEFNKKIAQLAFEVCQEYSDRPRYVIGSMGPSGFLPSSNDPDLGQKPLDEIREAFKLQAEGLILGGVDALLIETSQDILEVKLVIEACHEAMEKTGKKVPIIANTTLDQYGKMLLGTNIQAAYTTVSDMGIDIFGMNCSTGPIEMTPSVRWLDEQNEHNILVVPNAGMPENEGGQAVYKMTPEKMGEALGDFLNQYKKVRIIGGCCGTNPEHIKVLRKVIDEKANSIEG
- a CDS encoding MFS transporter: MQKVQVNNLVRSATFFQHAGISIIFVFMPIIAQGVTESVFEIGLLVASFSFAQILSEIYFGRHSDKKGTRLKFIRIGFIGCAIAFGMHYFATDLSMFFLVRIAAGIASGIMIPAMIAYTYEANHDKKRAATVISFHALGWMAGIAAAGLANDLQLIFLISAASFVVGLLFTIKLPNPEQEKEVEPGTTKRVISKNKFLFLSLLLRHIGAAAVWVILPIMIVDKWGGELYHISIVYTANTMTAFILMNVMASKIHLSNVTKFKIGIGCTTFVFIGLSFVSEWWMAMPFMSLVGATWAFLFIGGNFHLMENNPRSTSTGIFSSTLSIATVVGPVIAGTIAFLFDYVAVMYFAIVIIVCAFAVSLKVRN
- a CDS encoding DUF5654 family protein; the encoded protein is MADDSEPTSIKHEILDKIAALIAAAFGLVAALAWNEAIKALFREYFGPTDQVGPMIVYAIIVTIIAVILTIIVARAASKAKGLLGKRDYKCALCKYKTYVESEFMEHLSKEHSASDDKFISK
- a CDS encoding DUF6659 family protein translates to MGLLSVEEIRNLDKACQELLQENKIRHVGVINELGRLVAGGFKKGVNPLLSDDKVRMVYMQMQLDFNMRQELDDSLGPIDYIASRRTKQLIMSVPIGENLVLITAEPDADDKEIIKKAEELFDGISISTV
- a CDS encoding dicarboxylate/amino acid:cation symporter codes for the protein METRSFTQPIPQIKYLVKNKLWAQVLVALFVGLLVGLALGPETGWVEKETSEVITDWLSIPANLFLKIIQMIIVPLIFASIIRGLTSSGSIEQLQKLGLGAAVYFVITTAIALTIGIAIATTIEPGNFIDSDLIRESFGIEDLDPVESYELSIHDIPQSIVGLVPSNPLSSFMSGEMLSIIIFALIVGVAMITLPHKSSKPILDLLESIQDFTMKVVSWAMRLAPFAAFGLMAGIVSKIGLSALTGLGAYMATVVAGLFVMMIVYVIIIKFFAKRPLASTLAIIKEPQLLAFSTSSSAATMPVSIKTAEEKLKVKPKVSQFIIPLGATINMDGTAMYQIIAVFFLAQLFDVNLSFTTIILIALTSLAASIGAPSAPGTGIVILSTILIAAGVPAVGVVLLLGVDRILDMTRTMVNVTGDLTACMFFDKRAKIEEPPKVES
- a CDS encoding Lrp/AsnC ligand binding domain-containing protein, which gives rise to MQAYVLLSCTGGSEINLISELKEIPEIVEINGVWGKYDIFLKLSTSDTGKIDKIVQKIRSYPDVTDTYTMHVLYGQGGSIDDD